The genome window CGTGCCATATTTACAGCCTACTGATGGCGTCACGTGTTTACGTATCTATGGATATTTCGCACGTTTTCACGACGTGCacgttgtccttcatttaactccttgactccttgaacgagttcaaattcactctttttgagtggttttaaagtttcgTTGACCGGGCCAGAGAAACACCCGTGATTACCGGTCGGCGATGCCGCCAGGCGGCTACTTGGCACGCGAGGCGGGTCCTGTGGTCGAAAGGTGGCAATGGTATcgtctctccttttcgttccttctttccgtTGTGCCCTTTAAAAGTTAGGGTTAAACTTACTAATGAAAACATAACTATATTTATTTCGAGTTAAACACGTTAAGTTAAAATTAAGCTGCTACACGCTCACGACCACGTACAAAACGCGACGTGTGGCAAATCTACTAATACGTGTACTTCGTCACGTGAACTAAAGCTATCATCATGTCGATACAAGAATATCCCGAGGGTATCCCGTGTATGAGGCGTGTACagacattatatttataatttattacgCATACGTATACGTACATGTATACGTAAACTTAATATCCTCAATGCATGTGTGTATTATACTTTTTGTCCAAATCAAAGTTTGAGTTCAATCATGGTTAATGCGGTTACTTGGTTACAGTCAGCCTCTGGCGATACATTTCTTCGTAGAACGGCATTTCCTTTTCGAGAATCGCCTTCACTTTTTCCAAAGCAGCTGGTGGAAACTGCTTGAGAAATTCGTCGTCTTTGTTAGCGTCAAAAGTAGATACGGGTTTCTTCTTAAAGCCTGTGCATGCGAATGTCGTTTCGGCAAATCCCATTACGCCAAAAGTAAGGATGGTTTGTTTCGGGGTCATCCACATCTTTGTCATGACGTCGTCCCCGGCTGGCCAAGTCAGTAGATCTTCTGTGAATGGAATACCTACTTCATGACAGTATGCTTCCAGCATTTCTTTTGGATTCTCCAACAAATCGTCCGCATCAATGATGATAGGACGAGACTCCAAACCTTCAGCTTTGAGATACTTCAATAACTCAATCAAATACTCATAGATACGAAATTGATCCCGAGGAAGCTCTGGAAGCTTAACGGATCTCGCTTGCAGTTTCAGGGACATCTTTAGTTTGGACATCATCGTTGCTTTAGGGTTTCGTATCAGGAAAGTGTGGCGGAACCCCTGTGGGAGTTTATCAAACAGTGAAAATCTACGGATATATGCTCCATGAGCTTTGGCAAACAGCATTCTCTTCCCATCAGGTAAATCAGATTCCAATTGTTCCTTCAGCCAATCGTAATCTTTATCACTTGCGTCGTACCCACTTTCAATCTTGGCTACTGCAGATGCCCCTCCTAGAGTCTTAACCAACTCTTGGACAGTTTTGGAAACAGCTGGTCCTTCAACCACATTGGAGAATTTACCGAGCTGCGAGTATGGTTCATGCCACGCGATAGTATCCGGCACATAAGTCATACATTGGAGAAACGCATTTGATAATGAGCGCCCGGTTGTCCACAGCAACACCTTCAGAGGACCTGTTGGAGGTTCGACGGCCATTTTGACATACACGATCtgaaagaaaataatgtaaattcaaaaattattataaacatttacataaaacaatgaaaaagtcaatttttagTTGGAAGGCTAGACTGTGGTACCCGGGCTGGGGTACATAAtacttaaataataaaaaatacttttttttttttttttttttttttttaaaggctgcAAGGTAGTACTActagtattattagtattatttgtACAATGTATCTCATACATATACTTACATTTAGTATtactttaaaagcttttaaacactGAAGAGCGAATTCGATTTACAACATAGCCCTTGTCCGTACTACTGCCCAAATGGTAAGCAAATACCGCTGTTTAATAACACGCCCGCATAGACGGTGTCGTTTTTGGCTCAGTGTGGGAGCAAATCTTTGGCCTCAGCTTatttgctgaaaattactgattttATTCATGGTGTGTTGTTAATGCTTTAGCTCCGCCCACTGTAAATACTTTTATTCAGATAATTGTAGACCTATGACCAAAGAAGctcattagggacgcaccattagataccaaggggggggctgggtagtttttgaagaaaaaaattgtcgCGCCacctgagcaaaaaaaaaaaaaatttgctccacttcagactaaaaaaaaaatttgatccacctcggaccagaaaaaaaaagatttcatgtcaagggtgaaaaaaatttgtcacagaataGTGAAGAAAAATGAACCtcatatagcttttatattgcCAAATTtattcgcgcttcgcgcgaatttgatcccttttttcatcaagaatatattttaccttcaaactggtacgtattttgtgcgcatttgtttatgaaaagttattatgtgagccaggtctgtgagtgaaaacacttgattcactctacttcacagtttttcaccaaattccatcccattgtcaaaattattatagaaatctgtGCCACATGACTGCTtgagagcataggcgtagatcccggggataaatccccaatatttgcTAGGGTGGTCcatcatacaatcatccccaaagttgacgcctgtatgtgggtttctgacaaaattaacctaaaACCACCAATTTTTTTTAAGGCGCGCTTCGCGCATTTattccatatttcaccagttaagctttaatatgccaaaatatttcgcgccagaagaggttcattatacttcaagaaaattttacacataaaaataatgatgtttttttgtggcactcgaaatttagttgctacaaaacgtaaaaatgattaaaaatatggacacatttttacaactcgacaaacaaattgttgaaaattataggactttacgattgcaaaaaaaaatttgcctctccgaggtgttgaaaaaaaaaatttttgcttcatccaggggctaaaaaacaaacaatttgctTCACCAaggtgctaaaaaaaaaaaaatttgtcacgagcccaactacccagcccccccccccttgatatcaaatggtgcgtcccttatttaGTATCAAACATCATGATTGAGTGCATGTATTCGATGTAAGATTATACATTATTTCCCCCAGTGGACACTCGTCTTTTGAAGTGACGGGTATATGTACTGTCAATAATATGGCCACAATTCCTAAGTcgagtacagggtgtcccagaaaaataaaattgaacgtaaatcgaaaaatagacatcacaatccaaaaattaaaaatgtagcgcatagcttattttgttgtgcaccATATTAtaggaaaattttatttgattcggttgactggttgcgatgaaatgaacgattacataatgcgtgcatcaattcagttcattccaagtttgatcaacaggcggttttttcatactcgctcaccgcccggggggggtactcaagtttggttttggtagggacgtgccgctgagaatttgaaagtggacccataaatataccaatttttcaagaaatttggacccattgatataccaaaagtaaaaattttcggccgaatttaacccaaattgtcctggtttttacaaattttcccaaaattttgggaaaattttgaaaatttttgctacattaacgaaaaattgggctattttccgaaaaaatcgagaaaattttgaaaaaaggacccattcatataccaaaacaggctttgaaaaaggggtcattgatataccaagaggctgaaaatgctacccatatttgcggcacgtccccgtatggtcatttgtactgagaacccccggggctcaccgcttcctaaagttaaatttagtccacattatataGTTTATAATCgaacggtgttatgtcattcatgctctcactgaagatgaataactgtttgttgtccgagaaaactttgatttcttcaattggaagctttccaacttcaattcatAATGTTATAtcttaactttccaaagaacatttgagccaagaataacaatgaccaagagtgcttacagctttacgtgtgatttttgataccaagcaacattaatgttgaatttttaaaagatttaaacttatatttcagaaatttttatttttttactttttgacaaattgggcatgcagttagtgtgtatacaatgtttcagacctctctctctctctctctttttataaaggcacagactcccaaagatgaaatttatttaaagggcaacttttgggtccaaatttagacaccccccctactccaactttaaatggctgccacagaaaatccgtaagagctacagacctcaaatttgcaagttttaaatatttttacaggtacaacatatgactaaaatataaagcaaatctgagggggtcaggtggggcgcctccttgatttcatatggagtgaccctataTCATGATCCGAGATGATCTTGTGCTCACCCAAGTGGTATGTTAATTGTTATCAGTACAAGGATATTATCAGTTTTCCTGACTCTTATATGTTGACATTTTTATATccctggaaacctctggctacataatgtttatgtacaaaatatttcttgcagattaattcgtttagcaaagatatcgtgaaatttgaatttcgttctggtgcgcgtgcaccagaacgaaattacaacgcattgtctatggagcagtgtaatacacataatcatgcataacccgtgaacgcaaaatcggaatcaactgaaattttgggaataggtttttttccgtggatatctaatgaaaaatgacataaatagaggatgctaggatcacgaaatactcctttaaataatatttttgagcaacagaatttatgtatgggtgatataaaacaaattaaattcgtgtaatggtcgaaatataatcactcggtgtattgttccattccactcgccgtacCGGTTCGTGGAACGGAACAAttatccatctttcacctcgtgattatatttcgaccatcacaatTTGCATACTATCTAAGCAATATGAAACGTCCGACTACGCCAGTAGCCACACTTTGGGCTCAAtcagggactgttcacaaacacttgtaaggggggctgatgcaaaaaattcatcgcgaaaatttttcagggcccccctttttgacatgaaaattatgggtcaaccccatagaaaagcatataaacttaatttttccaggaaaatttgtggtcattttttcagcccccccttaggagggtcaaaatttacagccccctttttgcatcaggcccccctacaagtgtttgtgaacggtccctaagtgctATTTaagcaattcagtatcgaagttacgtaatgttactatgtcaacgggatcacgcgctagagtaatgaaccacgatcgaaatgatcaccacataaagtatatggcactcgaaggcataccaaagtagcgtgatccggtaaccaagagaattacgtaaccacttcgatgctgaatatgaAACATCTGTCTACGCCAGTAGCCACACTTTGGGCTCAATAAGTGCTATCTAAGCAATATGAAATGTCCGACTACGCCAGTAGCCTCACTTTGGGCTCAAACCGTGCGCTCTAGGCAATAGGCCCTATGAAACGCACGACTGCGCATAGCGAGACATTCACTTTCTATTGAAACTTATCCGGCCATGCGGAATTCATAAGATTTGCAAAATACTGCAGATTTGCATTCATTTAGCTTGGAAATTCTCTATATATATACAATGTGGAAGGGCTATAAGCAAGTGGTGTTGTCAGTTTTAAATATTAAAGATATCCATGTTGAAAGTTAAAAGTAGgctatattaaatattatgtCTACTGAGATAGTGAATTCCCGATAGTACAATAATATAAAAGTTCCTTGATATAACTTTATATTGTAGTAATAAGAAACCATGATTAAGTAAATAAGAATCCTAAATATTTATAGTTATATAAATTACTTTAAAGAATAAGATACTTAAATTTATAAATTCCTTTTATTTAATCATGATTTCTTTTAGCTAGTATAATTTATTATGTTTGGATTCAGAAATTGAACACGGGATGACTCATATTCTAAATTACTTGATTTGTCAATACTGCTTACttgtaaaaataataacaatttcaaaactgaaccatattggggtaaatttgttttttaatacatGCACTATTTAAttcggcacattatgacacctcattgaatccaatgtgacttcaagaagcaaagttttgattagacgaaggtcccgttttaaaagtgacaaactggcctattcaaaactccacagactagacatctggtttgagagtgataAATGTTTAATTTGTGCGTGCCTCTAATTTAAAAACAaacggaacaaaagaaaactgaaacaaatagctgacaaataaaatggaagttatgaaaagtacggAGAAGTAAAAACTGTTAATACAGGTTGAACACTTAATTAGGCgcttgaaacgatcgaattcggtgttgaaataagcaaaatttttagttacaccttttcacgcaataattaattttctcggtcaaatgaaaagcaataattttcatttcttcggtaaatgtcagaagaaaactataatgcttggtactgtatattattttcaaaccctggtgttaaacttaggtgtgaaatttaggcttctagtgtaagattttcgattttcataggcttcattttgccccgcgagctttttctggggttaacgtttttgcttttcaaagtgtgacgggaccgagcggctaggtacttagcaagtggttttataggtgggcttgccggagctagaatccggctatgcactggaggagtctgtgatggacctcaaagaaaactgcagtgatatctcgttttacttcaacaatgtattaTTGATTTATTCATGGCACTTGTCTCATCTATGTAACATACTACGGTTTCTCAAAAtatactttatctccacaaagtaGTAACATCTCACATATTAATCAACACTAGCTTTCAATCTGGCCAGCAGGCTGTTTCACACGTCACAGtaaccgggcagcaggtaacagtaaacacaagttgccgtaccaccaataacACGCTACACCACGGCAAAAGTCTGATTTGTAAACCCGGGCCAAATTACATGCTAAAATACGCCACACCAGAatctagaacgatcatcaccggagtggggaaatttccactccagcgagaccgcatggtaagcagccaatcagcgaggcgtattaccagttaattgattgattgataatgacgtaatgcaaaacgaaaattcgcctttaaaaaggcgcacttcgtgatttggataataaaattaaaaggatactaaataataatatttaatatttcgaatcccgtcacacaGCCCCCTCCCAACATTATTGACGCTCCGTCAAAATGTGATCTTTGAAACACTAACGGGGTTCGAAATTGTCTTACACTACACATATATATACACATTTTActctacaacatttttaaatatatagcGTCCTATGCTCCTCCCGGCTCAGTCAtggcaatggtagtcagcttAATCATCTGGCATGCCTGAAGCCAACAAGTTCCtggcaatggtagtcagcttgATCATCTGGCATGCCTGAAGCCAAAATATCCTTTGTCCAACATGGAGTCGGTCTTCTGATGACAGCAGATCCCTAGTCTTCTTCAGCTCCTAGCTGCGACCATTCTTCTAGACTCTGTCGATACTCTGCTTccttcttctcttttctttcttggtCCATGATTTGCCGCTCGAGCTCTTCTAGTCTCTGTATCTCTTCCTCTGCCTCCTCGATCTTCCTGTCCAATTGCCGCTTCTCATGTTCCTTCCTTTCTACCCGCTCTTGCTGTTTCTTTAACTTCCTTTCTGCTCTTTCTAATTTCCGCTCCAGCATACCCAACTCGTTTTCCTGCGCACTGACCCTCCGTTCTCTTTCCATTAACTCCATCTCCCACTGCCAACGTTCCCGTCTCCTCATTTCCATCCAGTGCTGATAGTACCCTTCCGCCTGACTCATtcttctctccctctctcttaatTCTCTCTCCCAGACTTGGTACTCACGGCAGAAATCTTCTTGCCATCGTTCCTTTTCCTGCTCCCATTCTTCATCCACTCTCAATCAGAAGCCATGTCGATTTCTGTAATATAAGAAAATATAAGGGATCATTACTTTCAGCAATCTTTCCTGGTTTACTCTTAGGCTAACGATACCTAATGGGTCTCTGTCTGACTCGGCTTGGATTCCGACGTCCCACCCACATTTGGGGTCCATATGTGTCTTTCACATTAGGTGTTCCTTTAGGTTCTCCTGTGTCTCCAACCTGCTCCACCATACGTCCACTCCCTGGGACTCTATTGCCTTTTCTCCACCTTGGAATGTGTCGCACTGCCACTTCTGGATTGAACTGAACTCTCTTCTTCTCTCCCGATCTTACTGGACATTTCCTCAAGATACTTGGTCTCTCTGTGTCCGGTTTCGTACTTGAGTTCTTCTCTTCAGTTCCTTGACTCTCTGTAGGTTTGTCCCCATTTGCTACAGGGTCATCCGGTTTAGGTGCTTCCACTAATCCTTCCACCTCTGGCAACACATCAGTCTCCAACTCAGACTGTTTCTCTGCCGGGACTGGAGCTTCGAAGACCCATGGTTCTAGCTCTGGTCCTTCATAGGGTTTGAGGCGGTCCGCATGCACAACC of Amphiura filiformis chromosome 14, Afil_fr2py, whole genome shotgun sequence contains these proteins:
- the LOC140169811 gene encoding uncharacterized protein, yielding MAVEPPTGPLKVLLWTTGRSLSNAFLQCMTYVPDTIAWHEPYSQLGKFSNVVEGPAVSKTVQELVKTLGGASAVAKIESGYDASDKDYDWLKEQLESDLPDGKRMLFAKAHGAYIRRFSLFDKLPQGFRHTFLIRNPKATMMSKLKMSLKLQARSVKLPELPRDQFRIYEYLIELLKYLKAEGLESRPIIIDADDLLENPKEMLEAYCHEVGIPFTEDLLTWPAGDDVMTKMWMTPKQTILTFGVMGFAETTFACTGFKKKPVSTFDANKDDEFLKQFPPAALEKVKAILEKEMPFYEEMYRQRLTVTK